A DNA window from Enterobacter cloacae subsp. cloacae ATCC 13047 contains the following coding sequences:
- a CDS encoding RluA family pseudouridine synthase, which translates to MSAIIDSFIAPPCHDDIEILWQDEHLLLINKPSGLLSLSGKNPQNLDSVHYRLVQSFPGCTLVHRLDFGTSGLMVIARNKPINAALCQQFSQRSVEKVYSALLCGHLENNEGIIDAPIAKDPALFPLMSICAVNGKPARSRYRVVERLYQNAAMPLTRVELTPETGRTHQLRIHCQLLGHPILGCDLYGGRTWPGSGTTPRLMLHASQLNFIHPVSGEPVNARHAAPF; encoded by the coding sequence ATGTCTGCGATTATTGATTCTTTTATTGCCCCACCGTGTCATGACGACATTGAGATCCTCTGGCAGGATGAACATCTGCTGCTGATCAATAAACCTTCCGGTCTGCTTAGCCTCTCGGGTAAAAATCCGCAAAATCTCGATTCGGTGCACTATCGTCTGGTTCAAAGCTTCCCTGGCTGCACGCTGGTGCATCGCCTGGATTTTGGCACGTCCGGCCTGATGGTGATTGCACGTAATAAGCCGATCAACGCCGCGCTGTGCCAGCAGTTCAGCCAGCGCAGCGTGGAGAAAGTCTACAGCGCCCTGCTTTGCGGCCACCTGGAAAACAATGAAGGGATAATTGACGCGCCGATTGCCAAAGACCCGGCGCTGTTTCCGCTGATGTCGATCTGTGCCGTTAACGGCAAACCCGCCCGTTCACGCTATCGGGTGGTGGAACGCCTGTATCAAAACGCGGCGATGCCGCTCACGCGGGTAGAACTGACGCCAGAAACCGGGCGAACCCACCAGTTGCGCATTCACTGTCAGCTGCTGGGCCACCCGATTTTAGGCTGCGATTTATATGGGGGACGGACGTGGCCTGGCAGCGGAACAACGCCGAGGCTGATGCTGCATGCCAGTCAGTTGAATTTTATTCATCCGGTGAGCGGCGAGCCGGTTAACGCCCGTCACGCCGCACCGTTCTGA
- a CDS encoding DUF2058 domain-containing protein, with amino-acid sequence MTKLTLQEQMLKAGLVSSKKMAKVQRTAKKSRVQAREAREAVEENKKAQLERDKQLSEQQKQAVLAKEFKAQVKQLIEMNRITVAKGNITFNFTDGNLIKKIEVDKATQTQLINGRLAIARLVINANGDCEYAIIPAVVADKIAQRDADSIVLNSALSQEEQDEDDPYADFKIPDDLMW; translated from the coding sequence GGGCTTAGTCTCCAGCAAGAAAATGGCCAAAGTTCAGCGCACGGCCAAGAAATCCCGCGTGCAGGCGCGTGAGGCCAGAGAGGCGGTAGAAGAGAACAAAAAAGCGCAGCTTGAGCGTGACAAACAGTTGAGCGAGCAGCAAAAACAGGCCGTGCTCGCCAAAGAGTTTAAGGCGCAGGTGAAGCAGTTGATTGAGATGAACCGCATCACGGTGGCGAAAGGCAACATCACCTTTAACTTCACCGACGGCAATTTGATCAAAAAAATCGAGGTGGATAAGGCAACCCAGACCCAGTTGATTAACGGTCGTCTGGCCATCGCACGTCTGGTGATTAACGCTAATGGCGATTGCGAATATGCCATTATCCCGGCGGTGGTGGCGGATAAAATTGCCCAGCGCGATGCCGACAGTATTGTGCTAAACAGCGCCCTGAGTCAGGAAGAGCAGGATGAAGACGATCCGTATGCCGATTTCAAAATCCCTGACGATTTGATGTGGTAA